The following coding sequences are from one Nicotiana tomentosiformis chromosome 3, ASM39032v3, whole genome shotgun sequence window:
- the LOC104120064 gene encoding dirigent protein 22-like, translating into MAKSCNFQKLSITILLLLLLSILTHGNSQEFSRKLSKKSMGMKREKLSHLHFYFHDIVSGKNPTAVKIAEAAMTNRSPTGFGLMAMIDDPLTVGPEPNSKLVGRAQGIYAQASLNDVGLLMVLNFAFVEGKYNGSTLSILGRNSVMSTVREMPIVGGSGLFRFARGYAKAKTHTLDFKTGDAVVEYNVYVFHY; encoded by the coding sequence ATGGCCAAGTCCTGCAATTTTCAAAAGCTCTCTATCACCatactcctcctcctcctcctttcaATCCTTACCCATGGAAACTCCCaagaattttcaagaaaattatcCAAGAAATCAATGGGTATGAAGAGAGAAAAACTTAGCCACCTTCACTTCTATTTCCATGACATAGTCAGTGGTAAAAACCCCACCGCCGTGAAAATAGCCGAAGCCGCCATGACCAACCGATCGCCCACCGGATTCGGCCTTATGGCGATGATCGATGACCCTTTAACCGTAGGACCAGAACCAAACTCCAAACTTGTTGGAAGAGCACAAGGGATTTATGCACAAGCTTCACTAAATGATGTTGGTTTGTTGATGGTTCTTAACTTTGCTTTTGTTGAAGGAAAGTATAATGGGAGTACTTTAAGTATTTTGGGCCGGAACTCGGTGATGTCGACCGTCCGGGAGATGCCGATCGTCGGCGGGAGTGGGCTTTTCCGGTTTGCTCGTGGCTATGCTAAGGCAAAGACTCATACTTTGGATTTCAAGACTGGTGATGCTGTTGTGGAGTACAATGTCTATGTCTTCCATTATTGA